In Cotesia glomerata isolate CgM1 linkage group LG8, MPM_Cglom_v2.3, whole genome shotgun sequence, the sequence TTATTCCAGTGAAAACCAGATGCTGCATTTTGTACTACGAACGCATAATTCTCTGCAAAATCACAAATAATGACATATTCATTTGGTTTTAGTGTTTcctttaatgtttttaaaaacttagcTTGTTCTTTTGCAATGAATGAGTGAGGTAGAAGAACTTTCAATTCACTACAAaggttttcaataaattcttctgTAGGCTGTATAAAAGTTTCTAAACTGCACCTTGGTTTTGATACCCAACGCTTGTAAGTGACATTCTCGATTTCCTGATTTTCAAAACATGTCAGTAAAATGTTACTCAACTCATCTACCCCTGGACACTTGTTACATCCACccaaataacatttttctgttGGAGTCTCACATATTATCATGTCCAAGCAATCATTATAGTGTTTCAACGACTTTTCTGTATTTCTCGTTAAAGAATGAACATTTGCACCTGAAATAAAAGTGATTGAGTAAACTGAAAATCTAGGCAcgtatgattattaataaactggATAATTACCAAGCATCATCAACTTAAAGTTTTGATGGATAGTACATACACAGATAGTATGCGTTCCACTTGCTCCTGCTAACACACAATGTTTCGGCCGTAACGAAGcaaatttcgaaaatccaactttctCTGCAGGGTTTATTTCACGGAAACATTGGTAAAGTTCTTTTAAATTAGACAGAACAAGCCGTTTTTGGACGTGTACCCGATTACCATCATCATTTCGAACTGAAACAAAGTCTTTCATGCCGGGCATCAAAGCACTATACTCATCATCGTTGTAAAAATTcgcaattttcaataatatttgatCAGTAATTGTCGtccctataaaaaaaatgttaagtgAATCAATCTTCAGATGTATTAGAGCCATTGATTTTACGCTATACCTACCTAATTTTGTTTCAGGTGTTGAAAGTATACCTTTTTCTTCAACCAACTTTTTTGCTACTTTTGATAAATGTCTTGATGTATTCATAGTTTTACAAATACGTCTTTCACCCCATTTTTCAGGTAACAAGGTTAAGATTTGTATCTTTAAAGACTTTTCTGTTTCTTTATCATTGAATTTATCGTGCAGCTTTTCAATTAATGAACGAAAATTTTCACCATCGTCATCAATTGATCCTTCGTCAGCAGTTgagagcaaaatttttttcaagctgtCAGACgtctgatttattttattactcaaaaattgataatcattcaatttttttgaaggaaTTGGCGATTGATTTAATAGTCACAATGCATCGTTTATACTGGGTAATTGAGTTGCAGCACTAACTTGGGATGCCGAGCTTGATTGTGAATCTTTGGGTTCACTATTAAACGACAAGGaaccttaaaaaaaacaatgaatcGTATAGCTGCTAAAAATGCATTCAAgtaatgtataaataatttaaaaaaaacttacggaATGATGAGGACAACGGGAGATCTGTGGCAGTTGTGTTACTATCACTGTCAGCACCATCACTGTTCTCATTGTTATCACTAGAATCATCTTCATGATCACTTGCATCAACGGTAGTATCATTACTAGTATTTGTTTGTTCCTTTACCAATTTTAAAGCTTTGTTTCGACACGGActgcataataaataattatcacttAATCCCAACGTGACTTTCATGATGTCAGTCGCTGGacgtaaacttttttttttaaaatgtgatTCTAAATCAAATGGATTACAACAACgatcgaaaaatatttttgttgccATTATGTCTCGATAAAATTATTCCAATCACTGTAGATGAGTAGAAGTAAGATAATTATCTTTTCAAACAAGGTCAAATCAACTATAACAATAAttctcttatttaaaaaatggaatgACAAAAATCTCTCACTACATCACACAAAAGGTTAACAGGTTATGTTTGGATATGAGCGTGACAGCCTTACTTATGAATCGAAACATACTAGCGTATAGTTTTTTAGTATACTGACTATAGATAAGTCCATAATTGTCATACCCTAGATTATCGATATTACTGATATGTTCAAATTTGAATCTTAGTATTTACTATCGTTTTATAAGCTTATAAATTAAGGATATTATACcacaaaacatttaaattacatttattttattatagaaataacttagaaaaaaaaaatttttttccatttttcaaaatttgacaattttttttcaattgaataaaaaaaattaaaaaaaaatccgagccACTCCGAGATGGACGGGAAAAGTTGTCAtattaattgaagttttttttgagaaaaaaaaaaaaaaaaaactgtcgaacttccaaaaaataacggttttggtcaaaaaaagccgattattttgaagaattgatgatatttaattttctgatatattttttcaaaaagttcattaaaaaaaaaaaattttaaaaaaaaaaaggtcccCAAAAGTAGATgcctaaaaaagttatggctatttgaaaataaaaaagccgtttttttgaaaaattcataactttttttgggttggccaaaaaaatttgaaaaaattctcaaaagtgtttttcaaagggtagaaaagaatgGAAATGTTTCAGCAAAATTTAAAGGGGtcgagttcaaaagtggtcgatttggcatggaataccccatatgTAAGTACACATATTTCtactacatataaatgattttcacacacaaatatataatattttctattatattcacatatatttatttataaattatatatattgcaGTGCATTAATATTCGTATTTTGCAAATTAGATTAAGCTTATTACTATTTCTATCAATCTATAATCTATTAAAACTATGAAATAGTTTAATTGTTAATGTAAGagataaatatcatttaataatattattttatacaatcttatcaacagactcgatagagtctggcgccaagttccgttctcaagccagactaccgagtgtgtatataccgtaagcagaacggttttttgaggttacaaattttttttcaagtttattttgattttttttttatatgatattttataatagtagttcatgctttttattacgcgtattacttgattattatcaattatcttaataatttctatttaaaattattaaaaataatcagcacaaactatagcgacccagatttttagattttaacttttttcttatgtaaaaagcggacggccagagactaaataatataaggattaaatttacaacaaaattttttttaatttacgaaaatcatatacaaccatatcggatacttggatttttgaagtgaaacttctttacgGAGGGTAAAATTGAACGATTTGAGGCGGAAAAGGGGAAGTAGCGCTAGAGGAGAAGCATTGAGTGAAAGTTTAGAGTAGGCGAGTGGGGGAATCGCTTGTATTCGCTCTGTGCGCGTGGGCGGAGCTAAAATTCTAACACTCCTGCATTAATAGTATTAGTGTATTCAGGCATACTGACAGCGCCACCAAAAAGGGGGCTCGGGCGTTTTTTGGGGCTCATGGCACTATACGTATACACAATACTCACTTATTTTCAAAGTAGTATATGTATGCTCCGCCCAGGCGCACAGAGCGAATAGCAAGCCGAGCAAgccttatatattttaaagagtgGGGAGAGTTAAGGAGAGTCAAGTAGAGTGGACGAGTGCAGTGCGCGTGCGTCGTAATTCCACCAcgttacttatatatatatatatattataatcaaattttcaagGGGGGTATACGGGAACTTAACTAaacttaattctaaaaataaaatctggattatacttcGTTATCTTTCCGATTCTTGGTCTCTAGTCTCGATAAAATAGGGcgccaggtaatttttaatcactaGAATTACCAAACTAGTGAACACGGAacgtaaagaatttttattcgctAGGAATTCTCAAACTAGCTAAACTTAAACGCAAACTCAAACAATATCAGAACTCAAACTTAAACTCAAAcgtaattagataatttttattcgctaGAAATTATCAAACTAGCTAAAACGTAAACTAAATCGAAAATACAGAaaacttaacaaaataaaGACCAAAAATCAGAAGGACAACGGAATACCTCGGGGTCGCTCAGTGTGCTGGTTTGTGGAGAGAGGGGGTGGTTCGGGTAGAGAGGATccataattgtaataattttatacgcaacactaaaaatttatcattaaaacaaGATCGGTATTTATTCAGTAAACCGTAAACTTAATTAACAAACTCAATCTCAAATCcatataaaattactaaaacgATATAGCTAACAATATCAACGCTATAGCCAAGTTACAGTAccttattcttataaaataaaacaaataaataaataaatcttaatgaCTCGAATAACAATCTCAATTAAATCTATCAACAAAACTctaaattctttataatacaaaaGTTTACTATAAACGAGACTATCCGATATCTCAAGaccaaaaactaatttattaaagctcaaattacaataaataaactaaaatcatACCTGATATAAAC encodes:
- the LOC123270976 gene encoding uncharacterized protein LOC123270976, which codes for MNTSRHLSKVAKKLVEEKGILSTPETKLGTTITDQILLKIANFYNDDEYSALMPGMKDFVSVRNDDGNRVHVQKRLVLSNLKELYQCFREINPAEKVGFSKFASLRPKHCVLAGASGTHTICVCTIHQNFKLMMLGANVHSLTRNTEKSLKHYNDCLDMIICETPTEKCYLGGCNKCPGVDELSNILLTCFENQEIENVTYKRWVSKPRCSLETFIQPTEEFIENLCSELKVLLPHSFIAKEQAKFLKTLKETLKPNEYVIICDFAENYAFVVQNAASGFHWNNDQATVFPVVIYYKVNDKLEHRSLVIISDCNNHDAVAVHVFIKIITDYVKSLPERCNKIYYFSDGAPQQFKNFKNFVNLYYHEDDFDIPAEWHFFATAHGKGPCDGIGGILKRLAARASLQLAVDKQITTPIGLYEWTSDPDNLPNIIVKFSPEEDYNTALNDLNDRFTKTKPIVGTQQLHCVIPDKNGCLYVKKFSNSNEHRICKILKRQREH